The window gaCATCGTTATGGTTTGAAAAAACCCTAGAATtgcttttaatttgtttatatgctttgactcacaaattccataTAGCAATTTAATTgcataatgcatgaaacaaatatatatatatatattgacaaatatatgaacatatacaatatatatatatatatatatatatatatatatatatatatatcagaaggaaaatataaacatagaggggttcatgcatcatggggaatgttttcatgcttcgtggacgtttcaaatatcttcctttagtttaagcgtacctgattggcagaaaacaaagaAGAGCGTTTGAATTTTGTGGAAGATAACCTTACTCAGCTACTggtaagagcgtgctgataacgtgttgtagagCTATTTGATTGAATTAATCTAAGGGATTAGAGAAAGAGGAGGCCAGCTGTAgcaagagggaagagagagatttaattgtgaggtgtgttttgTATCacccccattgtgcctttatttatagtagtaggataggtaaaaaccttacccttttaggattgcaactcttaataggtaatcaactcctaataggaatataagagatatccCTATATCTACttggatttacacaatcacatttctattctaaatatgattgcaacatatatatatatatatatatatatctgtgtgtgtgtgtgtgtgtgtgtgtgtacacaaacacatatttcatatttcaagGAAACCTTTAAGAGAAGAGatctctattttctttttcataaaaatggggattagttgttGGATCCACACCAAATTAAACTTTAACGATCcaaactgtttatttttcaagttacatttcataaatcattcttacaaaatattagtcaaatcgaaaatatttgagacatctaattgagttcaaagaaattgacgaatatATTCTCtaaaatacattgaatttcattatgataattaaatagataaatgatttcggattgaattgaatttttgtaagaatAATCTATAAatcaagacttacaaaataaacagtCCCAATTTTTTGTGTAtatagtatttatttatttgctttGCAAAAGGACATGGGACTGTGttctcaagaaaattgaagGGACCAGCACACCACATCCCCAGATTTCTTAatttgggcattttcttcatcattacAATTTACATCCACTTCCTTCTACCCTTTTTCATTTACCCAAAaattaaaacgaaaacaaatttTGCAAACGGGAGGGCACAAAAATCCCCATCTTTAGAATGCACACTTTTCCGCATAACCACAAACGCTTCTAATAATATTTGGCACAAAAGTTGTAAGTGTTGGTTGTAAAAGCATTtcggtttttattaaaattttggatACACGCTTCAAGTAAAAGCTCTTGTGAGCGAAAGTGCTTGATCAAATACTTCCAAACGGTCCAAAATTTTAACAATAATCTAAATGCTTGCTAGAAGAAAAACTTTTAACCTTTTCTCCTTTTCccccaaataaaaataaaaaaataaaaaaataaaaaaataaaaataaaaagggtctTTAACATTGTCAGAAGCACATTTGGTTATATGAGCGCATTTAGTAACACATCAAATCATCTAATATTCATTTTGGCAAGTCCAGCTCAAATAAATTTGGCAAACTTCCACAActgtaccaagcattgatctgAGTATTCGGCTACTTGACAAATCCACTTATGCTGCTTGTACTCTCTCCATTGATGAGCTTCTGGGAAACAGGGAGGCCAAGATCAAACGGCCCCAAGGAGTCGGTCTGTGTGTGTCCAAGCAGTAAATTAAAACCATTAGCAATTTACAATTTCGGAAACTTCAAAACAATCAAATCACTTTCGATAAGATATTCAAATACCCATTTGATGCCTGACAGCCCAAGACTTCTGTCATCGTTGTTCACTCGCGAACAAATCATGAGAGCTGTATTCGATTCCTGACAAGCACGCTGGTCTTGCAGCAGCCCATCTACATTGTTAGACTGCAATAGACATCCAACATAAGATATTTTCGTTTTACTTGAAATTTTCAACGGCTTGAATGGCCCAAGTGAGTTCATACCCCTGACAAGGAACACAGCTACATGCTGTTTCAAATCTTGACAGAGCCTTTATCCCAATGACTTTGGGATGATACTAGTGAATTAAATAGCCTCGCCATATGATATTACACACTATAGGCGAAGGTTTTCATGCCTTGCTGTTAAGTAAGGTGGAAGCTAGCTACTTGCTCGTTAAAGGTGCTTAAAGAGACTTACGCAGGACAttaaaaaatacaaagcaaTGTATTGACATTATCGTCCTATCCTGATCAAGTAAACTTTTGAAAGGTGTACAAAACCAAACAGATGATTAATACATCAATGGATAAGATATACCAGAAGTGACTGATCAATCAGGTTCTTTTATGTCTTAACAATATAAAAAAGTAAACGACAGACAAATTTGATATCTCATTTAACCAAATCAAAGGTTATAACACCCTTCAATGTCAAGACATTCAGAAACTTGACTTCAATATACTAAATATTCACCATGCCTCATTTCAAGACAAGTTCTGATTACCAGTTAAAACAATTTCAGATTGATGAAAAATCCAAATATATTTATGGAGTAGGAAGATCTATGGAATTTATCATACCAATCCAACAAAGTAGTATTCGAAGCATAGTTAATTTAAATGAGAccaaagccacaaaacatgaaatacagatttaaacaacataaaaatagcTCAGTTGCAATAACAGAATGAAATGCATGAATAGAACTCAGCTAACCTTTGCTGCATTAGGGAGCTTGAATAGTTTAGAACCAGGATTCTGGTTGAAACCTCCACGACTTCCACCAAACCCCAGAACATCTTTTCCCGACAAAGAGAATTTTTgagaaggaaatgcatggcaAGTTTCTTCAGCATCAAAAATAGATAAGCATGAGTCATGAGTGGATGGCCTTTGACCTTGAGGATGTGGCAAGCCTGCATTGCTCTCAACTGGTTGTGCATAAAATTGATCGAGCTTGCCCTGCATGGATGCTTCGGACAAGAGGCCACCAATGCTTATAGAAGGACAATCCCACAACGCAAATGACTTTGAATCATTTTTTGTTTCAGTAGGATGAAAGCCttcatttttcccaatttgtttttcttcactGTTATTGCACTTGGCCTGTAAAgatgggataaggctttgttgttgttgtggttgTTGTTGTAGTATAGTGATAATTTTAAGGTTAACCCATGTAAGGTATGTGAtcgcacacacacatatgaaTAAAAGAACAAACAATCAATCAGAGAAAGAATCAGCAGAAAAATTTACCTTGAGATTAACAACTCCAGTAGAAATATTCTC of the Pyrus communis chromosome 1, drPyrComm1.1, whole genome shotgun sequence genome contains:
- the LOC137728475 gene encoding uncharacterized protein, translated to MQGKLDQFYAQPVESNAGLPHPQGQRPSTHDSCLSIFDAEETCHAFPSQKFSLSGKDVLGFGGSRGGFNQNPGSKLFKLPNAAKSNNVDGLLQDQRACQESNTALMICSRVNNDDRSLGLSGIKWTDSLGPFDLGLPVSQKLINGESTSSISGFVK